From Streptomyces yatensis, one genomic window encodes:
- a CDS encoding NACHT domain-containing protein: MDGGTVGLRIASAVVVPVVKRLLLPPASAPGAEYGERPVPIRRLVSFAREHRTLTEDDLHKLARELVRRAVRAAGPHDPPIGADEHDSVGQALTRTLHALGDLDMDDVHAFALGPERLAAELSRRAGPDTRRLLSDDAARFHDRLLETACLHLMRFFSQRPGFAARAQIEQSREIREQSEKLDSILRRLPDISHQDARFEEEYARYVVECHGRLTIYGVDLREPDGQDWPLETAYLSLEARPYRDGTDRVPVVSGEPGADRDTEAERAAGPAEAVFASHERVLLRGVAGTGKTTLVQWLALSTAQQDRVPGGLSQLFGRVPFVLPLRTLARRDSELPMPDDFLRWIGCPLVGTEPDGWAARVLRHGRGVLLIDGADEIPKDDRARVRAWLKKLLAVFPGNLWLLTSRPSALERGWLAREGFQEFALAAMRPADMKQFIRRWHTAAGASQELGESLSLSLRSSPELSRLATNPLMCGLICALHRERRGFLPQGRASLYEAALSMLLERRDLEREVYGRGRPALDQKSATEPLQRLAYWLIRNERTQLDRPDAVNVVRRLQPSVPRLADVGTAEEALQHLLERSGLLREPAPGAVDFIHRTFQDFLGARAVLEERDMGMLVNNAHLDQWEDVVQMAVAQARHQERADLLTRLRERGDREQDATVQARLRLLALASLEQATRLEPTVREAIEDRAARLLPPRSLREARSLAQTGPLLLGLLPDAKDLEGDEELATVHAICQIGGDAAIPRLREFLGTGQPAVRAQLLAHWDRFDTKVYAEEIVRPLLDTAPEEIVTVRSPAELEALRTMSGYQRVGLHGDFDPEDIRASLDPRRLRELRLRNTLRLEDLTLLSAYPELETVALQGCRNVKDPTPLTRLPHLRRLELRDLPQFEPLLKLADCPRLEGLLVGPEVPWRGLPDLPRPAELRLLSLPSSAAQLAGIVECRELEELRLQDASERLAPDEWGSLIAELPQLRKLTLSPQQLSMLLFAPRTEIPQVTHLDVWARAGSAVPLRRIARRLPGLEEIHLSQVAELDLASLAGLPRLRRVRLVYPGEIRGADSLPDSVELDIYPHP; the protein is encoded by the coding sequence GTGGACGGCGGCACGGTGGGGCTGCGGATCGCGTCGGCAGTGGTCGTGCCGGTGGTCAAACGGCTGCTGCTGCCGCCCGCGAGCGCGCCCGGGGCGGAGTACGGCGAGCGGCCCGTGCCGATCCGCCGGCTGGTGTCCTTCGCCCGGGAGCACCGCACCCTCACCGAGGACGATCTGCACAAGCTCGCCCGCGAGCTGGTCCGCCGCGCCGTGCGGGCCGCCGGGCCGCACGATCCGCCGATCGGCGCCGACGAGCACGACTCCGTCGGCCAGGCGCTCACCCGCACCCTGCACGCCCTCGGCGATCTCGACATGGACGACGTCCACGCCTTCGCGCTCGGCCCCGAGCGGCTGGCCGCGGAGCTGTCCCGGCGCGCCGGCCCCGACACGCGCAGGCTGCTGAGCGACGACGCCGCCCGCTTCCACGACCGGCTGCTGGAGACGGCCTGCCTCCACCTCATGCGCTTCTTCAGCCAGCGGCCCGGATTCGCGGCCCGGGCCCAGATCGAGCAGAGCCGCGAGATCCGGGAGCAGAGCGAGAAATTGGACTCCATCCTGCGGCGGCTGCCGGACATCAGCCACCAGGACGCGCGGTTCGAGGAGGAGTACGCGCGCTACGTCGTCGAGTGCCACGGCCGGCTCACGATCTACGGCGTCGACCTCCGCGAACCGGACGGCCAGGACTGGCCGCTGGAGACCGCCTATCTGAGCCTGGAGGCCAGGCCGTACCGCGACGGCACCGACCGGGTGCCGGTGGTCAGCGGCGAGCCCGGGGCCGACCGGGACACCGAGGCCGAGCGGGCCGCGGGCCCGGCCGAGGCGGTCTTCGCCAGCCATGAGCGCGTCCTGCTGCGCGGCGTCGCCGGCACCGGCAAGACCACCCTCGTCCAGTGGCTGGCCCTCTCCACGGCCCAGCAGGACCGGGTGCCGGGCGGGCTCTCGCAGCTGTTCGGGCGCGTCCCCTTCGTCCTGCCGCTGCGCACCCTGGCGCGCAGGGACTCCGAACTGCCCATGCCCGATGACTTCCTGCGCTGGATCGGCTGCCCACTGGTGGGCACCGAGCCCGACGGCTGGGCCGCCCGGGTGCTGCGGCACGGGCGCGGCGTGCTCCTGATCGACGGGGCCGACGAGATCCCGAAGGACGACCGGGCCCGGGTGCGGGCCTGGCTGAAGAAGCTGCTCGCCGTCTTCCCCGGCAACCTGTGGCTGCTCACCTCCCGCCCCTCGGCCCTGGAACGGGGCTGGCTGGCCCGCGAGGGGTTCCAGGAGTTCGCGCTCGCCGCGATGCGGCCCGCCGACATGAAGCAGTTCATCCGGCGCTGGCACACCGCGGCGGGAGCCTCGCAGGAGCTCGGCGAGTCCCTCTCGCTGTCGCTGCGCAGCAGCCCCGAGCTGAGCCGCCTGGCGACCAACCCGCTGATGTGCGGCCTGATCTGCGCCCTGCACCGGGAGCGGCGCGGCTTCCTGCCCCAGGGCCGCGCCTCCCTGTACGAGGCGGCGCTCTCCATGCTCCTGGAGCGGCGCGACCTGGAGCGCGAGGTCTACGGCCGCGGCCGTCCGGCCCTGGACCAGAAGTCGGCCACCGAGCCGCTCCAGAGGCTCGCGTACTGGCTGATCCGCAACGAGCGGACACAGCTCGACCGCCCCGACGCGGTCAACGTGGTGCGGCGGCTCCAGCCCTCCGTCCCCCGCCTCGCCGACGTCGGAACGGCGGAGGAGGCCCTGCAGCATCTGCTGGAGCGCTCCGGTCTGCTGCGCGAACCGGCCCCGGGCGCGGTCGACTTCATCCACCGCACCTTCCAGGACTTCCTGGGCGCCAGGGCCGTGCTGGAAGAGCGCGATATGGGCATGCTGGTGAACAACGCACACCTGGACCAGTGGGAGGACGTGGTGCAGATGGCCGTCGCTCAGGCTCGTCACCAAGAGCGTGCCGACCTGCTGACCCGCCTGCGCGAGCGGGGCGACCGGGAGCAGGACGCCACCGTCCAGGCGCGGCTGAGGCTCCTCGCCCTCGCCTCCCTCGAACAGGCCACCCGCCTGGAGCCGACGGTGCGCGAGGCCATCGAGGACCGGGCCGCCCGGCTGCTGCCGCCGCGCAGCCTGCGGGAGGCCAGGTCACTGGCGCAGACGGGCCCGCTGCTGCTGGGCCTGCTGCCCGACGCCAAGGACCTGGAGGGCGACGAGGAGCTGGCCACCGTCCACGCGATCTGCCAGATCGGCGGGGACGCCGCCATCCCCAGGCTCCGGGAGTTCCTGGGCACCGGCCAGCCCGCGGTGCGCGCCCAACTCCTCGCCCACTGGGACCGGTTCGACACCAAGGTCTACGCGGAGGAGATCGTACGGCCGCTCCTCGACACCGCCCCCGAGGAGATCGTCACGGTGCGCTCACCCGCCGAGCTGGAGGCGCTGCGCACCATGTCCGGCTACCAACGCGTGGGCCTGCACGGCGACTTCGACCCGGAGGACATCCGCGCCTCGCTCGACCCGCGCCGGCTGCGCGAGCTGCGCCTGCGCAACACCCTGCGGCTGGAGGACCTCACCCTGCTCTCCGCCTACCCCGAGCTGGAGACGGTCGCCCTGCAGGGATGCCGGAACGTCAAGGACCCCACGCCGCTGACCCGGCTGCCCCATCTGCGGAGGCTGGAGCTGCGCGACCTCCCCCAGTTCGAGCCCCTGCTGAAACTGGCCGACTGCCCCCGGCTGGAGGGGCTCCTCGTCGGACCGGAGGTGCCCTGGCGCGGTCTGCCCGACCTCCCGCGCCCCGCCGAGCTGCGGCTGCTCTCCCTGCCGTCGTCGGCGGCGCAGCTCGCCGGGATCGTGGAGTGCCGGGAGCTGGAGGAGCTGCGGCTGCAGGACGCCAGCGAGCGCCTGGCCCCGGACGAATGGGGCTCCCTCATCGCCGAGTTGCCCCAGCTGCGGAAGCTGACGCTCTCCCCGCAGCAGCTGAGCATGCTGCTGTTCGCCCCCCGTACCGAGATCCCCCAGGTCACCCACCTGGATGTATGGGCCAGGGCCGGTTCCGCGGTGCCGCTGCGGCGGATCGCCCGGCGCCTCCCGGGGCTCGAGGAGATCCATCTGTCGCAGGTCGCCGAGCTCGATCTCGCCTCCCTCGCCGGACTGCCCCGGCTGCGCCGGGTGCGGCTTGTCTACCCGGGCGAGATACGCGGCGCGGACTCGCTCCCCGACAGCGTGGAACTCGACATCTACCCGCACCCCTGA
- a CDS encoding TetR-like C-terminal domain-containing protein — MDVSGTASADENTRPRAVITSTARQLLVKLGAGGLTLDAVAREGGLALSDVEAVFPHRDELLTALLIDAYNDSGAAMEQADQAARDAGASAGGRLLAATRALRRWSFANPAEFTLVYGSPVPGYHAPQDTVPPASRTPAVLAGIVRAALEAGELTAPRRQVPGPPLLLPDAEALFGGVPEAPFSDLIERGIVLWSSLVGLLVFQVFSRTHDSVRDETAFFDYAIAVAAEGIGLVVPLGEHTD; from the coding sequence ATGGATGTTTCCGGAACAGCTTCCGCCGATGAAAACACCAGGCCGCGGGCGGTCATCACGTCCACCGCACGCCAACTGCTGGTGAAACTGGGGGCCGGAGGGCTGACCCTGGATGCCGTCGCCCGTGAGGGCGGACTCGCCCTCAGCGATGTGGAAGCCGTCTTTCCGCATCGGGACGAGCTGCTGACCGCGCTGCTCATCGACGCCTACAACGACTCCGGCGCCGCGATGGAGCAGGCCGATCAGGCCGCCCGGGACGCCGGCGCGTCGGCGGGCGGGCGGCTCCTCGCGGCCACCCGGGCGCTGCGCCGGTGGTCCTTCGCCAACCCCGCCGAGTTCACGCTGGTCTACGGTTCGCCCGTGCCGGGCTACCACGCCCCGCAGGACACCGTCCCGCCCGCCTCACGCACCCCCGCGGTGCTGGCCGGCATCGTGCGTGCGGCGCTGGAGGCCGGTGAACTCACCGCCCCCCGGCGTCAGGTGCCGGGGCCGCCGCTGCTCCTGCCGGACGCCGAGGCGCTCTTCGGCGGGGTGCCCGAGGCTCCGTTCTCGGACCTCATCGAGCGCGGCATCGTGCTGTGGAGCAGTCTGGTCGGGCTCCTGGTCTTCCAGGTCTTCAGCCGTACCCATGACAGCGTCCGGGACGAGACCGCGTTCTTCGACTACGCCATCGCGGTGGCGGCCGAGGGGATCGGACTCGTGGTTCCCTTGGGCGAGCACACCGACTGA
- a CDS encoding MAB_1171c family putative transporter, with protein MTTIKTLCFVIAALSSYAALIYRLFQVRRSWRDTAYRALVITLLLQCLTFTMGAFAMGSERFLGVGNLAILVMHLSAVAFCVSAQIILLHWASASEESGRRARYWLIIGFALDALLTALFFIADGPGRPAEDFNTGSGQPLILTYLLVFMVSQAVPCVTILRQCVPYARMAGKTSLGQALRMLSVAAVILFLYCLARVVNVLTAAGGLDIGGWTLAASVFSALGILTLSLALTISSWGPSATKLLEWARGYRSYRALYPLWRDLYESSPDIVLEPPGAAVSDLNYRLHRRVIEIRDGWRELRPYIDRTTGGDGPAGPKGSEESRQAFAEAAQIRQALHAKRTGTIPDDNADTGDFEDRDTDNFTAEVVWLTKVASAYRRLAKAR; from the coding sequence GTGACCACCATCAAGACTCTCTGCTTCGTCATCGCGGCGCTGTCGTCGTATGCCGCGCTGATCTACCGACTGTTCCAGGTCAGGCGCAGCTGGCGGGACACCGCCTACCGCGCGCTCGTGATCACCCTGCTGCTGCAGTGCCTCACCTTCACGATGGGTGCCTTCGCCATGGGGAGCGAGCGCTTCCTGGGCGTGGGCAACCTCGCGATCCTGGTGATGCATCTGTCGGCGGTCGCCTTCTGCGTCAGCGCGCAGATCATCCTGCTGCACTGGGCGTCCGCCTCCGAGGAGTCGGGGCGCAGGGCCCGCTACTGGCTGATCATCGGCTTCGCCCTCGACGCGCTGCTGACGGCGCTGTTCTTCATCGCCGACGGCCCCGGGCGGCCGGCCGAGGACTTCAACACCGGCAGCGGGCAGCCGCTGATCCTCACCTACCTCCTGGTCTTCATGGTCTCCCAGGCGGTTCCGTGCGTCACCATCCTGCGCCAGTGCGTGCCGTACGCCCGGATGGCGGGCAAGACCTCGCTGGGGCAGGCGCTGCGGATGCTCTCCGTCGCCGCGGTGATCCTGTTCCTCTACTGCCTGGCCCGGGTGGTCAACGTCCTCACGGCCGCGGGCGGGCTCGACATCGGCGGCTGGACGCTGGCCGCCTCCGTCTTCAGCGCGCTGGGCATCCTCACCCTCTCGCTCGCCCTGACGATCTCCTCCTGGGGGCCCTCGGCCACCAAGCTGCTGGAGTGGGCGCGCGGTTACCGGTCCTACCGGGCCCTGTATCCGCTGTGGCGGGATCTGTACGAGTCCTCTCCGGACATCGTCCTGGAGCCGCCGGGGGCCGCGGTCTCCGACCTCAACTACCGGCTCCACCGGCGGGTCATCGAAATACGGGACGGCTGGCGGGAGTTGCGCCCCTACATCGACCGCACCACGGGCGGCGACGGCCCGGCGGGCCCCAAGGGGAGCGAGGAGTCCCGGCAGGCGTTCGCCGAGGCGGCGCAGATCAGGCAGGCCCTGCACGCCAAGCGCACCGGCACCATTCCCGATGACAACGCGGACACCGGCGACTTCGAGGACCGCGACACGGACAACTTCACCGCCGAGGTCGTCTGGCTCACCAAGGTGGCCTCCGCCTACCGGCGGCTGGCCAAAGCGCGCTGA
- a CDS encoding helix-turn-helix domain-containing protein — protein MSETDDRPTLAVRLDNLFKTVRPKGKHWTNAEVAEELKRANPELKVGGVYLSQLRTGKRSNPSPDLLAALARFFGVSVAYFFDDQVAESVLSEVAAIEALRQAGVRAVAMRAAGMKKENLEAITTIMDQYRQLQGLPPVTDSSDQE, from the coding sequence ATGTCCGAGACTGATGACCGGCCCACGCTGGCAGTGCGTCTGGACAACCTCTTCAAGACGGTTCGTCCCAAGGGCAAGCACTGGACCAACGCCGAGGTGGCGGAGGAGCTGAAGCGGGCCAACCCCGAGCTCAAGGTCGGGGGTGTGTATCTGTCGCAGTTGCGGACGGGCAAGCGCTCCAATCCCTCACCGGACCTGCTGGCCGCCCTGGCGCGCTTCTTCGGCGTATCGGTGGCCTACTTCTTCGACGACCAGGTCGCCGAGTCCGTGCTCAGCGAGGTCGCCGCCATCGAGGCGCTCCGTCAGGCCGGGGTCCGCGCCGTGGCGATGCGGGCGGCGGGGATGAAGAAGGAGAACCTCGAGGCCATCACGACCATCATGGACCAGTACCGGCAGCTGCAGGGCCTTCCGCCCGTGACCGACTCCTCGGACCAGGAATGA
- a CDS encoding toxin encodes MRGANKGRSADHDRRSQLKKLRKAGARRIADLDLPETADVAELCRYLGEVRGRPITLVPMQMPATHPCGMWVAARDEDLIFYDANTTSAHQEHIILHELGHIICCHRGAGWLDEASARLLFPNLDPDLVRDMLLRATYDDVQEQEAEIIAYLLSQRVGGAEERHGTAPAEDSGGSGQGATLSRIERTLI; translated from the coding sequence GTGAGGGGCGCCAACAAGGGACGGTCGGCCGACCACGACCGGCGCAGTCAGCTGAAAAAGCTCCGCAAGGCCGGTGCGCGGCGGATCGCCGACCTCGACCTGCCGGAAACGGCCGATGTGGCCGAGCTCTGCCGCTATCTCGGCGAGGTCCGCGGCCGCCCCATCACGCTGGTCCCGATGCAGATGCCCGCGACGCACCCGTGCGGCATGTGGGTCGCCGCCCGCGACGAGGACCTCATCTTCTACGACGCCAACACGACCAGCGCGCATCAGGAGCACATTATCTTGCATGAGCTGGGCCACATCATCTGCTGCCATCGCGGGGCGGGTTGGCTGGACGAGGCGAGCGCCCGCCTCCTCTTCCCCAACCTCGACCCCGACCTCGTGCGTGACATGCTCCTGCGCGCGACCTACGACGACGTCCAGGAGCAGGAGGCGGAGATCATCGCCTATCTGCTCTCCCAGCGGGTGGGCGGCGCCGAGGAGCGGCATGGCACCGCCCCCGCCGAGGACTCCGGGGGATCGGGGCAGGGCGCCACGCTCAGCCGGATCGAACGCACCCTGATCTGA
- a CDS encoding aminotransferase class I/II-fold pyridoxal phosphate-dependent enzyme, which yields MGSAGTRRDDVAIVGMACRFPGARNVNQYWRLLTEPRAQFTAVPDSRWRTATFLSDNLRDTSSAYTDTMALLPDVGHFDAAHYGIPPRRAKSMDPQGRLLIDLAREAIQDAGWEAEGFDREETSVITALTESGYRELSTMQIRMRQLTGGEFGARASDPRWPETVRAVDGLHGSSVAGLLLNMGPNTVSSVFDLHGESYALDSACSGGLMAVANAVFALRAGRCRIALAGGAQLILAPDLLVGLCRIGAISRSGRCLPFGAEADGFVLGEGAGVLALRPLADALAAGDRVYAVIRGVGTANDGTVQGGMHPQAAGQLRALRRAYRDADLAPDAVGYLEAHGTGTTVGDPVEVGVLRELRGERGAPAFLGAVKAVVGHALNAAGIAGLVKTVLAVHRGVIPPQPDFDLADRSGLDAARLAITTKPTGWPDPGQPRRAGVSAFGFGGTGVHLVVEECATAPARPAPDGGPQLLVLSARDRAGLARYARELAHTLADDRPPLAGVADTLARRAPLAERLALVAEDAADAATRLTAAAEAVAAGRTGDLGAGLVAGTVPPGELPEAAVPEPESLPAQARSAALARLAQRAVTGAGLRPVGERTPPITLPPSPLAPRHHWVVDESARAPEEEDTAPAAVGAGRTGSAVAPAAAHGGGASAGSIVLEELSRTGVFPLADLTERMQLVADLGFDSLMLQELEVNIGKRIPGFRTEEIFSPDLTVERLVALVDPHVTHEPAAGAPLPQRTRGEWDAASARADDFPEVRQFEERLSAIAGSGADFPYFRVHQGNIRDTTMIDGRPYLSFGSYNYLGLSGHPAVNEAVHRAVDRYGTSVSASRVLSGERELTVRLERALADFLGVPDCLALVSGHATNVTAIGHLVGPRDLVLHDALAHDSILQGCALSGAARRPFPHNDIGGLEDALRRNRSRFRRVLIAVEGAYSMDGDLVDLPAVIELKRRYGALLMVDEAHSIGTVGERGRGVGEFFGVDRSGVDLWMGTLSKAFASCGGYLGGSARMVRWLRHTLPGFVYSVGLTPANAAAALAATELILAEPHRVAALRRNAELFLGLAAAAGLATGSSAHTPIVPCVLGDSARTLRVADRLFDRGVIADPIFHPAVEEGLARLRFFVTSEHREDDIRRTVAILAEEVAAAGG from the coding sequence GTGGGTTCAGCTGGTACGCGGCGTGATGACGTCGCGATCGTGGGAATGGCCTGCCGGTTCCCGGGGGCGCGGAACGTCAACCAGTACTGGCGGCTCCTCACCGAGCCGCGGGCACAGTTCACGGCCGTCCCCGACTCGCGGTGGCGCACCGCCACCTTCCTCAGCGACAACTTACGTGACACGTCCTCGGCCTATACGGACACCATGGCCCTGCTGCCGGACGTGGGCCACTTCGACGCGGCGCACTACGGCATCCCGCCCCGGCGGGCCAAATCGATGGATCCGCAGGGCCGGCTGCTGATCGACCTGGCCCGGGAGGCGATCCAGGACGCCGGATGGGAGGCCGAGGGCTTCGACCGCGAGGAGACCTCGGTGATCACGGCGCTCACCGAGAGCGGCTACCGCGAGCTCAGCACCATGCAGATCCGGATGCGCCAGCTCACCGGCGGCGAGTTCGGGGCGCGGGCGAGCGACCCCCGGTGGCCGGAGACGGTCCGCGCGGTGGACGGCCTGCACGGCTCCTCCGTGGCCGGCCTGCTGCTCAACATGGGCCCGAACACGGTCAGTTCGGTCTTCGATCTGCACGGCGAGAGCTATGCGCTGGACTCGGCCTGCTCCGGTGGACTCATGGCCGTGGCCAACGCCGTCTTCGCCCTGCGCGCGGGCCGCTGCCGGATCGCGCTCGCGGGCGGTGCCCAGCTCATCCTGGCCCCGGACCTGCTGGTGGGGCTGTGCCGGATCGGCGCCATTTCGCGCAGCGGCAGATGCCTGCCGTTCGGCGCGGAGGCCGATGGCTTCGTCCTGGGGGAGGGCGCCGGGGTCCTGGCGCTGCGCCCGCTGGCCGACGCGCTGGCCGCCGGTGACCGGGTCTACGCGGTGATCCGGGGCGTGGGCACGGCCAACGACGGGACCGTACAGGGCGGTATGCACCCCCAGGCGGCCGGTCAGCTCAGGGCCCTGCGCCGGGCCTACCGCGACGCGGACCTGGCCCCGGACGCGGTGGGATACCTCGAGGCGCACGGCACCGGGACCACGGTCGGCGATCCGGTCGAGGTGGGCGTCCTGCGGGAGCTGCGGGGCGAGCGGGGGGCACCCGCCTTCCTCGGCGCGGTGAAGGCGGTGGTCGGGCACGCGCTCAACGCCGCGGGGATCGCCGGACTCGTCAAGACCGTGCTGGCCGTGCACCGGGGGGTGATACCGCCGCAGCCGGACTTCGACCTGGCCGACCGCTCCGGACTCGACGCCGCGCGGCTGGCCATCACGACCAAGCCGACCGGCTGGCCCGACCCCGGACAGCCGCGCCGGGCGGGGGTGAGCGCCTTCGGCTTCGGCGGCACCGGTGTCCATCTGGTGGTGGAGGAGTGCGCCACGGCACCGGCCCGCCCCGCACCGGACGGCGGGCCGCAGCTGCTGGTGCTCAGCGCCCGCGACCGGGCCGGACTGGCTCGCTACGCCCGGGAGCTGGCCCACACCCTCGCCGATGACCGCCCGCCGCTGGCCGGGGTGGCGGACACCCTGGCCCGTCGCGCTCCCCTCGCCGAACGGCTCGCCCTGGTGGCGGAGGACGCCGCCGACGCCGCCACCCGGCTGACCGCGGCGGCCGAGGCCGTGGCGGCCGGCCGCACCGGAGATCTCGGGGCGGGGCTGGTGGCGGGCACCGTGCCACCCGGTGAGCTGCCGGAGGCCGCCGTGCCGGAGCCGGAATCGCTGCCCGCGCAGGCGCGCTCGGCCGCACTCGCCCGGCTCGCGCAGCGCGCGGTCACCGGCGCGGGGCTGCGCCCGGTGGGGGAGCGCACACCCCCCATCACCCTGCCGCCGAGCCCGCTCGCCCCGCGCCACCACTGGGTGGTGGACGAGTCGGCACGCGCTCCCGAGGAAGAGGACACCGCCCCCGCGGCCGTGGGGGCGGGCCGGACCGGGTCGGCGGTCGCGCCCGCGGCGGCGCACGGCGGCGGGGCGTCCGCCGGGTCCATCGTGCTCGAAGAGCTGTCGCGGACCGGCGTCTTCCCGCTCGCCGACCTGACCGAGCGGATGCAGTTGGTGGCCGACCTGGGCTTCGACTCCCTGATGCTGCAGGAGCTGGAGGTCAACATCGGCAAGCGCATACCGGGATTCCGCACCGAGGAGATCTTCTCGCCCGACCTCACCGTGGAACGGCTGGTCGCGCTGGTCGATCCGCATGTCACGCACGAGCCGGCCGCCGGTGCGCCGCTGCCGCAGCGGACGCGGGGGGAGTGGGACGCGGCGAGTGCCCGCGCCGACGACTTCCCCGAGGTGCGGCAGTTCGAGGAGCGGTTGAGCGCGATCGCCGGCAGCGGCGCGGACTTCCCGTACTTCCGCGTCCATCAGGGCAACATCCGCGATACGACCATGATCGACGGACGGCCGTACCTGTCCTTCGGCAGCTACAACTACCTGGGGCTCTCCGGCCATCCGGCGGTCAACGAGGCCGTGCACCGGGCGGTGGACCGGTACGGCACCTCGGTCTCCGCGAGCCGGGTGCTCTCCGGCGAACGGGAGCTGACCGTACGGCTGGAGCGGGCGCTCGCCGACTTCCTCGGCGTCCCGGACTGCCTGGCGCTGGTCAGCGGCCACGCCACCAATGTCACCGCGATAGGGCATCTCGTCGGCCCGCGGGACCTCGTGCTGCACGACGCGCTCGCCCACGACAGCATCCTCCAGGGCTGCGCCCTGTCCGGGGCGGCCCGGCGTCCCTTCCCCCACAACGACATCGGCGGGCTGGAGGACGCGCTGCGGCGCAACCGGTCCCGGTTCAGACGGGTGCTGATCGCCGTCGAGGGCGCCTACAGCATGGACGGCGATCTGGTCGACCTGCCCGCCGTGATCGAGCTGAAGCGGCGCTACGGCGCCCTGCTGATGGTCGACGAGGCGCACAGCATCGGCACGGTGGGCGAACGCGGCCGTGGCGTGGGCGAGTTCTTCGGCGTCGACCGGTCCGGTGTGGATCTGTGGATGGGCACCCTGTCCAAGGCGTTCGCCAGCTGCGGCGGCTATCTCGGCGGCTCGGCCCGGATGGTGCGGTGGCTGCGGCATACGCTGCCCGGCTTCGTCTACAGCGTCGGGCTGACCCCGGCCAACGCGGCCGCGGCGCTGGCCGCCACCGAGCTGATCCTCGCGGAGCCGCACCGGGTGGCCGCCCTGCGGCGCAACGCGGAGCTCTTCCTGGGCCTGGCCGCGGCGGCCGGTCTGGCGACCGGCTCCAGCGCCCACACGCCGATCGTGCCGTGTGTGCTCGGCGACTCGGCGCGGACCCTGCGCGTCGCGGACCGGCTCTTCGACCGCGGTGTCATCGCCGATCCGATCTTCCACCCGGCCGTCGAGGAAGGGCTCGCCAGGCTGCGGTTCTTCGTCACCAGCGAGCACCGCGAGGACGACATCCGGCGCACCGTGGCGATCCTGGCCGAGGAGGTGGCGGCCGCCGGGGGATGA
- a CDS encoding NAD-dependent epimerase/dehydratase family protein, with protein sequence MSLHVVIGFGPAGAATARLLAEKGHSVRVITTSGRSPEPGIEHVALDATDTARLTEAAQGAAAIYSCAAPPYHRWASDWPPLASSLCAAAEATGAVLVILGNLYGYGPVDGPMTEELPLAATGTKGRVRAAVWEQARDLHEQGRIKAVEVRASDFFGPGVTDGGHLAARVMPKVLRGKPVSSLGDPDTPHSWSYIPDVAAALAEVAGEERAWGRAWHVPTAPARSTREMVDRLAAQARTGPVAVRRLPSAVLGLASLVSPLLRELKEVRYQFDAPFVMDASAYEAAFAVRATPVDEQVKATVEWWRERQSTAG encoded by the coding sequence GTGAGCCTTCATGTCGTCATAGGATTCGGGCCCGCCGGAGCGGCCACCGCTCGGCTGCTGGCCGAAAAGGGCCATTCGGTACGGGTCATCACCACATCGGGCCGAAGCCCCGAACCGGGCATCGAGCATGTCGCGCTGGACGCGACGGACACCGCACGACTGACCGAGGCCGCGCAGGGCGCGGCCGCCATCTACAGCTGTGCCGCACCGCCCTACCACCGCTGGGCGAGCGACTGGCCACCGCTGGCCTCGTCGCTGTGCGCGGCCGCCGAGGCGACCGGGGCCGTCCTGGTCATCCTGGGCAACCTCTACGGCTACGGCCCGGTGGACGGCCCCATGACCGAGGAGCTGCCGCTCGCGGCGACCGGCACCAAGGGCCGGGTGCGCGCCGCCGTGTGGGAGCAGGCGCGGGACCTCCATGAGCAGGGCCGGATCAAGGCGGTCGAGGTACGGGCGTCGGACTTCTTCGGGCCCGGTGTGACCGACGGCGGGCATCTGGCCGCGCGGGTCATGCCGAAGGTGCTGCGCGGCAAGCCGGTTTCCTCGCTCGGGGACCCGGACACCCCGCACAGCTGGAGCTATATCCCCGACGTGGCCGCCGCCCTGGCCGAGGTCGCGGGCGAGGAGCGGGCCTGGGGCCGGGCCTGGCACGTACCGACGGCGCCCGCGCGATCCACCCGGGAGATGGTCGACCGCCTCGCCGCGCAGGCGCGGACCGGACCGGTCGCGGTGCGCAGGCTGCCGTCCGCCGTGCTGGGTCTGGCGTCGCTGGTCTCCCCGCTGCTGCGTGAACTGAAGGAGGTCCGCTACCAGTTCGACGCTCCCTTCGTGATGGACGCGAGCGCCTACGAAGCCGCGTTCGCGGTGCGTGCCACTCCCGTCGACGAGCAGGTCAAGGCGACGGTCGAGTGGTGGCGCGAGCGACAGTCCACCGCCGGGTGA